From a region of the Epinephelus fuscoguttatus linkage group LG21, E.fuscoguttatus.final_Chr_v1 genome:
- the chst2b gene encoding carbohydrate sulfotransferase 2, with product MRGKQYHQPLKLTAPWEKDAGFGRKLKTYRNHTKIIAQPGIVMKVLRRKRIVLFMAYFLLLVLTMLNLANYKWTKEPQQCNHQMRSTTYQSRSDIRFLYRPSLAKKRQLIYVLTTWRSGSSFFGELFNQNPEVFFLYEPMWHIWQKLYPGDAVSLQGAARDMLSSLYRCDLSVFQLYNSPGGKNFTSLGLFGATLNKVVCSYPLCSAYRKEVVGMVDDKVCKKCPPQSLRLLEEECLKYSTIVIKGVRILDVNVLAPLMEDPSLDLKVIHLVRDPRAVANSRIKSRHGLIRENLQVVRSRDPKLRRIPFVDPGHKANKKDGSDYHSIGAMEVICDRTSRTLRTALNPPSWLKGKYMAVRYEDLVENPVKTLRNIYRFANLTSNHDIESFALNMTSGSSSSSKPFIVSSRNATQAASAWRTVLSIQQIKQVEDYCHHAMSVLGYERVRTAGEAKDLSKSLLTHSKL from the coding sequence ATGAGAGGCAAACAATATCATCAACCACTGAAGTTGACAGCGCCTTGGGAGAAGGATGCTGGCTTTGGGAGGAAGCTTAAAACCTACAGGAATCATACCAAGATAATAGCACAGCCTGGGATCGTGATGAAAGTCCTCCGCAGGAAGAGGATTGTGTTATTTATGGCCTACTTCTTACTGCTGGTCCTCACTATGCTTAACTTGGCTAATTATAAATGGACTAAGGAGCCTCAGCAGTGTAATCATCAGATGAGGAGCACCACTTATCAGAGCAGATCTGACATTCGCTTCCTGTACAGGCCCTCTCTGGCTAAAAAGAGACAGCTTATCTATGTTCTGACCACCTGGAGGTCAGGCTCGTCCTTTTTTGGGGAGCTTTTTAACCAAAATCCCGAAGTGTTCTTCTTGTACGAGCCGATGTGGCACATCTGGCAGAAACTGTACCCAGGTGATGCGGTGTCTTTACAGGGGGCAGCCAGGGACATGCTTAGCTCCTTATACCGCTGTGATCTGTCTGTTTTCCAACTTTACAACAGCCCCGGGGGCAAGAATTTCACCTCCCTGGGACTATTTGGGGCCACCCTCAATAAAGTGGTGTGCTCCTATCCCCTCTGCTCAGCCTACAGGAAGGAGGTGgtggggatggtggatgatAAGGTGTGTAAAAAGTGCCCCCCTCAAAGCCTTAGACTGTTGGAGGAGGAGTGCCTCAAATATAGCACCATAGTCATTAAAGGGGTACGCATTTTGGACGTTAATGTGCTGGCCCCGCTCATGGAGGATCCATCCTTGGATTTGAAGGTGATACACCTGGTCAGAGACCCGCGGGCAGTGGCCAACTCCAGGATCAAATCCAGACACGGCCTGATAAGGGAGAATTTACAAGTGGTGCGCAGCAGGGATCCTAAACTCCGCCGGATACCTTTTGTGGATCCCGGTCACAAAGCCAACAAGAAGGACGGCTCAGACTACCACTCCATAGGAGCCATGGAGGTGATATGTGACCGCACCTCCAGGACTTTGAGGACTGCCTTAAACCCACCCAGCTGGCTGAAAGGGAAGTACATGGCGGTGCGGTACGAGGACCTGGTGGAGAACCCTGTAAAGACCTTGCGGAACATCTACCGCTTCGCCAACCTCACATCCAACCACGACATCGAGTCATTTGCGCTGAACATGACCAGcggctccagctcctcctctaaGCCATTCATAGTCTCGTCCAGGAACGCCACACAAGCTGCTAGTGCATGGAGAACAGTGCTCAGCATTCAACAGATCAAACAAGTGGAGGACTACTGTCACCATGCCATGTCTGTTCTGGGGTACGAAAGAGTCAGAACAGCCGGGGAGGCCAAGGACCTGAGCAAATCACTACTGACACACTCCAAACTGTGA